The Ensifer canadensis genome has a segment encoding these proteins:
- a CDS encoding efflux RND transporter periplasmic adaptor subunit: protein MQPFRLIGIGLACAYLAACEDKAETAAPPQQVRAVRASASDYQPSAQITGEVKARIQSDLSFRVSGRVIERLVDVGSHVHAGEVLARVGDTEQRADVEVARAGLESAQAIVKQRTLTFERYKALLHSRSISQATFDQAEKDLRTAQASLETAEAALATAKDALSHAELKADADGIITAREIEVGRVVSAAQAAFTLAHDGPRDAVFNIFEAFFLEGRPLSEVAVAPVADRALETQATVREIAPFIDTRTGTIRIKVALPEDAQWPLGTPVVGAFRSPSRTGIILPASAIASALGEPAVWLIDPANRSVSLRKIAVAKYRQNDLIVAGGIAPQDLVVTEGGKFLRESQSVAWEGK, encoded by the coding sequence TCGGTCTCGCCTGCGCATATCTCGCCGCCTGCGAAGACAAAGCCGAAACAGCGGCGCCGCCGCAGCAGGTTCGAGCCGTTCGTGCATCGGCGAGCGACTATCAGCCGAGCGCCCAGATCACCGGTGAGGTGAAGGCGCGGATCCAGTCCGATCTATCGTTCCGCGTCAGTGGTCGGGTGATCGAGCGCCTTGTCGATGTCGGATCGCATGTGCACGCCGGCGAGGTCCTCGCCCGCGTTGGAGACACCGAACAACGAGCCGATGTGGAGGTCGCCCGAGCCGGGCTTGAGTCAGCACAAGCGATCGTCAAGCAAAGGACGCTGACGTTTGAACGGTACAAGGCGCTATTGCACTCGCGCTCGATCTCGCAGGCAACCTTCGATCAGGCAGAGAAGGATCTGCGGACGGCGCAAGCCTCCCTGGAGACTGCGGAAGCGGCGCTCGCGACGGCTAAGGACGCCCTGTCCCATGCCGAGCTAAAGGCTGACGCGGACGGGATCATCACCGCACGCGAAATCGAGGTCGGTCGGGTTGTTTCGGCAGCGCAGGCTGCCTTCACCCTCGCTCATGACGGGCCAAGAGATGCGGTCTTCAACATCTTCGAGGCGTTCTTTTTGGAAGGGCGGCCGCTGAGCGAAGTGGCTGTGGCGCCGGTCGCGGATCGGGCGCTCGAAACGCAAGCGACCGTCAGGGAAATCGCTCCATTCATCGACACGAGAACCGGAACGATCCGCATCAAGGTCGCACTGCCGGAAGATGCGCAATGGCCGCTTGGCACACCCGTCGTCGGTGCATTCCGTTCTCCATCGCGTACTGGGATTATCCTGCCTGCAAGTGCGATCGCCTCTGCCCTTGGCGAACCGGCCGTGTGGCTCATCGACCCTGCAAACCGCTCCGTGTCCCTGCGGAAGATCGCGGTCGCGAAGTACCGTCAGAACGATCTGATTGTGGCCGGCGGGATCGCCCCGCAAGACCTTGTTGTCACCGAGGGCGGCAAGTTCCTCAGGGAAAGTCAATCGGTCGCTTGGGAGGGCAAGTAG
- a CDS encoding efflux RND transporter periplasmic adaptor subunit: MVGFYRPHLSCSLLATLAILAGCDQDAGAGETTRPRPVKSVTAKAAQMELLHLPGIVQARVETDLAFRTLGRVVSRKVSVGELVRAGDIVAEIDPIALQLSVRSAEADLRNAEAQFENALLTQDRKRRLASTSTGSIADLDLADQMLKSAWAGVGKANASLDKAREQLGYAALTAEFDGVVTATWAEVGQTVTAGQPVLKLARLDQRDVVVDVPDAYFRSLRQGDRFDVALQLDNTLRTSGLLHEIGPQADAGTRTHRLKIAIDQAPEVFRLGSVVTAAPPDLLQGRPISVPATAVVKKDGADHVWVVDPATHAVSLKSVRLDTPSTDIRSVRILSGLKDGEEVVVAGVNELAEGQSVRTEQDNRP; this comes from the coding sequence ATGGTTGGCTTCTACCGTCCTCACCTTTCATGTTCACTCCTTGCAACGCTCGCAATTCTCGCCGGCTGTGATCAGGATGCCGGCGCTGGTGAGACCACCAGGCCGCGGCCAGTCAAGTCCGTTACGGCGAAGGCAGCACAAATGGAGCTCTTGCATCTCCCTGGTATCGTCCAAGCCAGGGTTGAGACCGACCTTGCATTCCGGACATTGGGCCGCGTCGTATCGCGCAAGGTGAGCGTCGGCGAGCTCGTGCGCGCGGGCGATATCGTGGCGGAAATCGATCCAATCGCACTTCAGCTGTCGGTTCGCAGCGCGGAAGCCGATCTGCGCAATGCCGAAGCGCAGTTTGAGAACGCCCTGTTGACGCAGGACCGCAAGCGGAGGCTTGCCTCGACGAGCACCGGGAGCATCGCGGATCTGGACCTTGCCGATCAGATGCTGAAGTCGGCGTGGGCCGGCGTCGGAAAGGCAAATGCCAGCCTGGACAAGGCGCGCGAGCAGCTTGGCTACGCCGCGTTGACGGCCGAGTTTGATGGCGTCGTCACCGCCACTTGGGCCGAAGTCGGACAAACAGTGACCGCCGGTCAGCCCGTCCTGAAACTCGCACGCCTCGATCAGCGAGATGTGGTCGTCGACGTTCCAGACGCGTATTTCCGATCCTTGCGTCAGGGGGACCGGTTCGACGTTGCCCTTCAGCTTGACAATACGCTGCGAACCTCGGGCCTTCTGCACGAGATCGGTCCGCAGGCCGATGCCGGTACCCGCACCCACAGGCTGAAAATCGCCATCGATCAGGCGCCGGAGGTCTTCCGGCTTGGATCGGTGGTGACCGCGGCGCCGCCGGACCTGCTGCAAGGGCGTCCGATCAGCGTACCTGCAACGGCCGTCGTCAAGAAGGACGGCGCCGATCATGTCTGGGTGGTCGACCCCGCGACACACGCCGTCTCGCTCAAATCCGTCCGGCTCGATACCCCCTCCACCGACATCCGTTCCGTCCGAATCCTCTCCGGGCTCAAGGACGGAGAAGAGGTCGTCGTCGCCGGCGTGAATGAACTTGCCGAGGGGCAGAGTGTGAGAACTGAACAGGATAATCGCCCGTGA
- a CDS encoding efflux RND transporter permease subunit, translated as MNKFNLSDWALEHRSLVWYFMIIFAVAGAFAYLGLGREEDPSFTIKTMVIQAQWPGASAQEVTQQVTDRIEKKLQELNNLEHTRSTTTAGQTIVFVDLLPDTNAQDVKPTWSRVRNLIDDIKHEFPQGVVGPFFDDQFGDVYGNIFAFTSDGLSHRELRDFVEDARTQILKIADVGKVDIVGAQDEVIYLEFSTRKIAALGLNRADIISTLQAQNAVTQSGFVQTGPERVALRVGGRFISEDTLRGINLRVNDRFFPLTDVANITRGYVDPPTSLFRFKGKPAIGLAIGMKTGGNLLAFGEALEKTMTRIVEDLPVGVSVEQVSDQPKVVHEAVGGFTKALFEAVAIVLAISFISLGFRAGLVVAIAIPLVLAITFMVMLYSGISLQRISLGALIIALGLLVDDAMIAVEMMVARLEMGDSLRKAATYVYTSTAFPMLTGTLVTVAGFIPVAFNKSSAGEFTFTLFVVISVSLVVSWIVAVLFTPLIGVTILPKTMKKHGEHKGWFARAFSRLLQFCLRWRWMTIIATVLLFSGSIVGLSMVQQQFFPSSDRPELIVDWNLPHNSSIAETSRQMEQFEREMLAGNPAVDHWSTYVGRGAPRFILSFDVQPADVSFGQTVILAKGLDDRDKLKQEVEAYLQRTFPGTDAYVKLLEIGPPVGKPIQYRVSGENLQTVRDLAQKLGSIVGDHPSLKNLAFNWNEPARVVKIDVLQDKARQLGVSSQDIAMALNSVVQGDAATQVRDDIYLVDVVGRASEQERGSIDTLLDLQLQSSSGQSVPLSSVATFRYELEQPTIWRRDRVPTITIKAGIGDTTQPATIVKALADKVSAFEKTLPVGYSVAVGGAVEESAKSMGPIAKVAPAMFLIMATLLMIQLQSFHRLFLVFSVAPLALIGVVVALLVSNAPLGFVALLGVLALVGILIRNSVILIVEIEELRGAGKSPWTAVVEATEHRMRPIMLTAAAATLALIPISHEIFWGPMAYAMMGGIVVGTALTLLFLPALYVAWFRIPHEIEQN; from the coding sequence GTGAACAAATTTAATCTTTCAGACTGGGCGCTCGAACACCGCTCGCTCGTCTGGTACTTCATGATCATCTTCGCAGTGGCGGGAGCCTTTGCCTATCTCGGCCTCGGCCGCGAAGAGGACCCATCCTTCACAATCAAGACGATGGTGATCCAGGCACAATGGCCCGGCGCCTCTGCCCAGGAAGTGACCCAGCAGGTTACCGACCGCATCGAAAAGAAGCTGCAGGAGCTCAACAATCTCGAACACACCCGCAGTACCACAACCGCCGGCCAGACGATCGTCTTTGTCGATCTGCTGCCGGATACGAATGCGCAAGATGTAAAGCCCACCTGGTCGCGGGTGCGCAACCTGATCGACGACATCAAGCACGAGTTCCCCCAGGGTGTGGTCGGTCCGTTCTTCGATGACCAGTTCGGGGATGTTTACGGCAATATTTTTGCATTCACCAGCGACGGGCTCAGTCACAGGGAGTTACGCGACTTCGTCGAAGACGCCCGAACCCAGATCCTCAAGATTGCCGACGTGGGCAAGGTCGATATCGTCGGCGCACAGGACGAGGTCATTTATCTCGAATTCTCCACCCGCAAGATCGCGGCCCTCGGGCTTAACCGCGCCGACATCATTTCGACGCTGCAGGCGCAGAACGCCGTTACCCAGTCGGGTTTCGTCCAGACAGGACCGGAACGGGTCGCATTGCGGGTCGGAGGACGCTTCATCTCCGAAGACACCTTGCGTGGGATCAACCTGCGGGTAAACGACCGATTCTTCCCACTGACAGACGTTGCCAACATTACCCGCGGCTATGTCGACCCCCCGACTTCGCTCTTCCGCTTCAAGGGAAAGCCGGCAATCGGATTGGCAATTGGCATGAAAACGGGGGGCAACCTGCTCGCCTTCGGCGAAGCGCTGGAAAAGACAATGACCAGGATCGTTGAGGATCTTCCGGTCGGCGTCTCCGTCGAACAGGTATCTGACCAGCCGAAAGTAGTTCATGAGGCAGTGGGCGGTTTTACAAAAGCCCTGTTCGAGGCAGTCGCCATCGTTCTCGCGATCAGTTTCATCAGTCTCGGTTTCAGGGCTGGCCTGGTCGTGGCAATCGCGATCCCGCTGGTCCTCGCCATCACCTTTATGGTGATGCTCTATTCAGGCATTTCGCTGCAGCGAATCTCGCTCGGAGCGCTCATCATCGCACTCGGTCTTCTCGTCGACGACGCAATGATCGCAGTCGAGATGATGGTGGCACGGCTTGAAATGGGTGACAGTCTCAGGAAGGCCGCCACCTACGTCTACACGTCCACGGCGTTCCCGATGCTGACCGGCACGCTCGTGACCGTCGCGGGCTTCATACCGGTCGCCTTCAACAAGAGTAGCGCCGGCGAGTTCACCTTCACCCTTTTCGTCGTCATATCCGTATCGCTCGTCGTCTCCTGGATTGTTGCAGTCCTTTTCACGCCACTCATTGGCGTGACCATTCTACCGAAGACGATGAAGAAACATGGCGAACACAAGGGCTGGTTTGCGAGGGCGTTTTCGCGCCTGCTGCAATTTTGCCTGCGCTGGCGCTGGATGACGATCATCGCCACTGTCCTTCTCTTTTCTGGTTCGATCGTTGGCCTATCGATGGTGCAACAGCAGTTCTTTCCAAGCTCCGACCGGCCGGAACTGATCGTGGACTGGAACCTACCGCACAACAGCTCGATTGCCGAAACGAGCCGTCAGATGGAGCAGTTCGAACGCGAGATGTTAGCCGGCAACCCAGCGGTCGATCATTGGTCGACATATGTCGGAAGGGGCGCGCCGCGTTTCATCCTTTCTTTCGACGTGCAGCCGGCAGACGTGTCCTTCGGACAGACAGTTATCCTCGCCAAGGGGCTCGACGATCGCGACAAGCTGAAACAGGAAGTGGAAGCTTACCTTCAGAGGACTTTTCCTGGAACTGATGCCTACGTGAAACTACTGGAAATCGGGCCGCCGGTGGGCAAGCCGATTCAATACCGCGTGTCCGGCGAAAACCTCCAGACAGTGCGCGATCTGGCACAGAAGCTGGGGTCCATCGTCGGTGACCATCCTTCCCTCAAGAATCTCGCCTTTAACTGGAATGAGCCGGCACGCGTCGTGAAGATCGATGTGCTGCAGGACAAGGCGCGGCAGCTCGGTGTCTCTTCTCAGGACATCGCGATGGCGCTCAACTCCGTCGTACAAGGTGACGCTGCAACGCAGGTCCGTGACGACATCTATCTGGTCGATGTGGTCGGCCGTGCCTCGGAACAGGAGCGTGGCTCGATCGACACCCTGCTCGACCTGCAACTGCAAAGCAGCAGCGGTCAGTCAGTTCCGCTGTCATCAGTCGCAACGTTCCGCTACGAACTCGAACAGCCGACGATCTGGCGCCGCGACAGGGTCCCGACCATCACGATAAAGGCCGGGATCGGTGATACGACGCAGCCGGCAACCATCGTGAAGGCGCTCGCCGACAAGGTCTCGGCGTTCGAAAAGACGCTGCCGGTTGGGTATTCCGTTGCAGTCGGCGGCGCGGTCGAGGAAAGCGCCAAGTCCATGGGTCCGATTGCGAAGGTGGCCCCGGCCATGTTCCTCATCATGGCGACCCTCCTGATGATCCAGCTTCAGAGTTTTCACAGGCTGTTCCTGGTCTTCTCGGTTGCCCCGTTGGCGCTCATCGGCGTTGTCGTGGCGCTGCTCGTGAGCAATGCGCCGCTCGGCTTCGTCGCCCTCCTGGGTGTGCTCGCGTTGGTCGGCATCCTCATCCGCAACTCTGTGATCCTGATCGTGGAGATTGAGGAATTGCGGGGCGCGGGAAAGTCGCCCTGGACGGCGGTGGTGGAGGCGACCGAACACCGTATGCGGCCGATCATGCTCACCGCTGCGGCGGCGACCCTGGCTCTGATCCCGATCTCGCACGAGATCTTCTGGGGACCCATGGCCTACGCAATGATGGGTGGCATCGTCGTGGGAACGGCGCTGACGCTTCTCTTCCTGCCGGCGCTCTATGTCGCCTGGTTCCGGATCCCGCATGAAATCGAGCAAAACTGA
- a CDS encoding alpha/beta hydrolase: MLVLSIFASGCATRVENVLQPPEVAARDASKVNMLVATTRKPSESRGKLYTGERGTAISLNSVAVSIPPDRNRKIGEVQWPSRVPPNPEKEFAVLEVTKAESERQALEWFRKHQNSKRQVLIFVHGFNNTYADAVFRLAQIVHDSGTDAAPILFTWPSRGRAFDYLYDRESANYSRRALEDLILQAAKSPDVQDVTILAHSMGGWLAAEALRGVAMREKSIPAKVRNVILASPDIDIDVFRRQFVEMGPKRPHFAILTSTRDKALEVSGWLSGGVDRVGGSDLRPYVSILDELGVSVIDTSAVASKDPLGHNTFADSPDMVRLLGRRLAGQSLSGGEATLADRVGVAAANFAGSAARVAVAAPVSVISGEAREVLKRELTPSTGQMVDGQIAY, translated from the coding sequence ATGCTGGTGCTATCTATCTTCGCATCCGGCTGCGCAACTCGGGTCGAGAATGTCCTTCAGCCTCCTGAGGTGGCCGCCCGCGACGCCAGCAAGGTGAACATGCTGGTTGCTACGACACGCAAGCCTTCGGAAAGCCGCGGCAAACTCTATACCGGCGAGCGCGGAACGGCGATCTCGCTCAACAGCGTCGCTGTGTCCATTCCTCCGGATCGGAACCGCAAGATCGGCGAGGTGCAGTGGCCCTCCCGTGTGCCCCCGAATCCGGAAAAGGAATTCGCGGTACTCGAGGTCACCAAGGCCGAATCCGAACGTCAGGCGCTGGAGTGGTTTCGCAAGCATCAAAACTCCAAGCGTCAGGTGCTCATCTTTGTACACGGCTTCAACAATACCTATGCCGACGCCGTCTTCCGCCTGGCGCAAATCGTTCATGACTCAGGAACAGATGCGGCGCCAATCCTCTTCACTTGGCCGTCGCGGGGCCGTGCGTTCGACTACCTCTATGACAGGGAGAGCGCCAACTATTCGCGTCGCGCCTTGGAGGATCTGATCCTTCAGGCCGCAAAAAGTCCCGATGTTCAAGACGTCACGATTCTTGCTCATTCCATGGGAGGCTGGCTGGCGGCGGAGGCGTTGCGGGGCGTCGCCATGCGCGAAAAATCAATCCCGGCGAAGGTCAGGAATGTCATTCTGGCGTCGCCGGACATCGACATCGACGTGTTTCGTCGTCAGTTCGTCGAAATGGGACCAAAGCGGCCGCATTTTGCGATTCTGACATCGACACGAGACAAGGCGCTCGAAGTTTCGGGCTGGCTGTCGGGCGGCGTTGACCGGGTCGGAGGCTCCGATCTCAGGCCTTACGTATCTATTCTAGACGAACTCGGTGTCTCAGTCATCGACACGAGCGCTGTGGCGTCGAAAGATCCGCTTGGCCACAATACCTTCGCAGATAGTCCTGACATGGTACGGCTGCTGGGCCGGCGTCTTGCAGGACAATCGCTTTCGGGAGGCGAGGCGACCCTTGCCGATCGTGTAGGGGTGGCTGCCGCTAATTTCGCCGGATCGGCAGCGCGCGTGGCCGTCGCGGCTCCGGTTTCTGTCATCAGCGGCGAGGCTCGCGAAGTGTTGAAACGCGAGCTTACCCCGTCGACCGGCCAGATGGTGGACGGGCAGATCGCGTACTAA
- a CDS encoding OmpP1/FadL family transporter, whose translation MKAINLSTGLFSCLLITPAMGGGFDLLGQSNEALFETGRYVEFGVGFGSPNVGGQILAVGAPFVSGDTAPTVPFFNGAFKADINEQFSGAIIVDNPYGRALEYDSGPLSGLSGNVESIAVTGLLRYKFTDRFSVFGGPRLQRMGGNTDISVFVGGVPAGFGNVTFGDTWAAGYVVGAAFEIPEAHVLATITYNSAINYDFDTSGAYGGTTDVETPQSVNVHIQAPISLSTLLFATVRWADWSEHTINPPGYPLGSLVHFNDTTTYRLGVVQMFSEQWAGFTSLTYEPSTDVSAEGPLDATDGLWGATLGAIYTKDRVKITTAISYHQFGDASGSFGKFTDNDLVSAAVKLGYSF comes from the coding sequence ATGAAAGCTATTAATTTGTCGACCGGATTGTTCAGCTGTCTTTTGATCACACCGGCGATGGGAGGAGGATTCGATCTTCTGGGGCAGTCGAATGAAGCCCTTTTCGAGACCGGACGCTACGTTGAATTCGGGGTCGGCTTTGGCAGTCCGAACGTGGGCGGGCAGATCCTTGCCGTCGGGGCCCCGTTTGTTTCGGGTGATACTGCGCCCACGGTTCCATTCTTCAATGGCGCCTTCAAGGCCGATATCAACGAACAATTCTCAGGAGCAATCATCGTAGACAATCCTTATGGGCGCGCACTTGAGTATGATAGCGGACCGCTGTCCGGCCTGTCGGGAAATGTCGAGTCGATCGCAGTTACAGGTTTGCTGCGTTACAAGTTCACAGATCGTTTCAGTGTCTTCGGCGGACCCAGACTGCAACGTATGGGGGGCAACACCGATATCTCAGTTTTCGTTGGCGGCGTGCCCGCCGGTTTTGGCAACGTGACCTTTGGCGACACCTGGGCGGCTGGCTACGTGGTCGGGGCCGCCTTCGAAATCCCGGAGGCCCATGTCCTGGCCACAATCACCTACAATTCCGCGATTAACTACGATTTTGACACCTCCGGCGCATATGGAGGGACGACGGATGTAGAGACCCCGCAATCGGTTAACGTCCATATCCAGGCTCCGATCAGCCTTTCCACGTTGCTCTTCGCGACGGTTCGCTGGGCCGATTGGAGCGAACACACGATCAATCCGCCGGGCTATCCTTTGGGATCGCTCGTACACTTCAACGACACGACGACCTACAGGCTCGGCGTGGTGCAGATGTTCAGTGAACAATGGGCGGGATTCACGTCTCTCACTTACGAGCCGTCCACTGACGTGTCTGCTGAAGGGCCGCTCGACGCAACCGACGGCTTGTGGGGCGCCACGCTTGGGGCGATCTACACGAAGGACCGAGTGAAAATAACCACCGCCATCAGTTACCACCAGTTCGGTGATGCTTCGGGTTCGTTCGGAAAATTTACAGACAACGATCTAGTCAGCGCTGCCGTCAAATTGGGGTATTCGTTTTGA
- a CDS encoding fumarylacetoacetate hydrolase family protein: protein MVVKVTRFTIGSEPLWGILDGEEIAPIEGTFVSTADILRRPPAELKTRTGAQRFPISSANILSPVTAPAQIVCQGLNYADHADQSGHAPRQKNLLFMKAASSLSGAFDPVIRPAGCQMLDYEVELGLVLKRPLSVGDHVTRETLGDFIGGLVLCNDVSARDVMFGEAFLQWFRGKSARTFCPCGPWLVIPEPEEVAELLDRIEIRLWLNDELRQSAHTRDLIFRPETCLNDIASLMDLSAGDLVLTGTPGGVILQASAPLAQILTTKLFKDSERKEAIVQEATAHARYLTPGDIMRAEMRTDDNTVDFGRQLLGVLDA from the coding sequence ATGGTAGTTAAAGTGACCCGATTTACAATCGGCAGCGAACCCCTATGGGGAATTTTGGACGGAGAAGAGATTGCGCCGATCGAGGGCACCTTCGTCTCGACCGCCGACATCCTGCGCCGCCCTCCCGCTGAGCTCAAGACGCGGACAGGCGCTCAACGTTTCCCGATCAGCTCCGCAAACATTCTGAGCCCCGTCACAGCGCCGGCGCAGATCGTTTGCCAGGGTCTGAACTATGCAGATCACGCTGATCAATCGGGGCATGCGCCACGCCAGAAGAACCTGCTGTTCATGAAGGCCGCCTCATCGCTGTCGGGAGCGTTCGATCCCGTGATCCGGCCGGCCGGATGCCAGATGCTCGACTATGAAGTGGAACTCGGGCTTGTCCTGAAGCGACCACTAAGTGTAGGCGATCACGTAACCCGAGAGACCCTCGGCGATTTCATCGGCGGGCTGGTCCTGTGCAACGACGTGTCAGCTCGCGACGTCATGTTCGGCGAAGCTTTCTTACAGTGGTTCCGTGGCAAAAGCGCCCGTACCTTCTGCCCCTGCGGCCCTTGGCTGGTCATTCCAGAACCGGAAGAGGTGGCCGAGTTGCTCGACAGGATTGAGATCCGCCTCTGGCTGAACGACGAACTGCGACAGTCGGCCCACACGCGGGACCTCATCTTTCGCCCGGAAACCTGCCTCAACGATATTGCCTCTCTGATGGACCTGTCTGCGGGCGATCTCGTCCTAACAGGGACGCCGGGCGGAGTGATCCTGCAAGCGAGCGCCCCCCTCGCCCAGATCCTGACGACCAAGCTCTTCAAGGATTCGGAGCGGAAAGAAGCGATCGTCCAGGAAGCGACCGCGCACGCCCGTTACCTCACCCCGGGCGACATCATGCGCGCCGAAATGCGAACCGATGACAACACCGTCGATTTTGGCAGGCAGTTGCTCGGAGTTCTGGACGCGTGA
- a CDS encoding VOC family protein: protein MSNTALVPPNVLPPFKLRFAGLLKRKWFREMVLLWPTLTKRRFSNKTEDYGVFRPSLVSHIGQLSIYVRDIARSRAWYEKVSGMIHSRTCEPEPHPFKEGWRIRCCYMSATDHEECLALVEEYDPSGRITVPSGMSFFHFALEVEGNQLEDVLAFAKQQQANGFQLNYGPVRHNSDPPLGDGETGGNVACYLYDPDWHNVEFCGAMDTIENYRARYGDLKGKDRS, encoded by the coding sequence ATGAGCAACACCGCTTTAGTTCCCCCGAACGTCCTGCCCCCATTCAAGCTACGCTTCGCTGGCCTCCTGAAGCGGAAATGGTTCCGCGAAATGGTGCTGTTGTGGCCAACGCTGACGAAGCGGCGGTTCTCCAACAAGACCGAAGACTACGGCGTCTTCAGACCCTCGCTCGTTTCTCACATCGGGCAGCTCTCCATCTATGTGCGCGACATCGCGCGAAGCCGGGCCTGGTACGAGAAAGTTTCCGGCATGATCCACAGTCGCACCTGCGAGCCCGAACCGCATCCGTTCAAGGAAGGCTGGCGCATTCGCTGCTGCTACATGAGCGCAACTGACCACGAAGAATGCCTCGCGCTCGTCGAGGAATACGATCCCTCCGGCAGGATTACGGTGCCTTCGGGCATGAGCTTCTTCCATTTCGCGCTCGAGGTGGAAGGAAACCAATTGGAAGATGTCCTTGCCTTTGCCAAGCAACAGCAGGCGAACGGATTCCAGTTGAACTACGGTCCAGTCCGCCACAACAGCGATCCGCCTCTGGGCGACGGCGAGACCGGCGGCAACGTCGCCTGCTATCTCTACGATCCCGACTGGCACAATGTCGAATTCTGCGGGGCGATGGACACGATCGAGAACTATCGCGCGCGGTACGGGGACCTCAAGGGCAAGGACCGCAGCTAA
- a CDS encoding VOC family protein, with translation MNAPTRIPVTNLQHHVFYVTDLERSKAFYIKLFDLQFSALNHPDSSAAMRLSQQEMHFFSFGFHHHDICLVKHHKLKLDNNSMLHFSLAVKDAEAFDGVRRRARDMDLSIREGRMLASARPVSRAFCVRDPDKHWIEIIEESNR, from the coding sequence ATGAACGCTCCAACTCGGATCCCCGTCACCAACCTTCAGCACCACGTCTTCTACGTTACCGACCTGGAGCGCTCCAAGGCTTTCTATATCAAGCTTTTCGACCTCCAGTTCTCCGCTCTCAACCATCCAGACAGCAGCGCCGCAATGCGTTTGTCACAGCAGGAAATGCACTTCTTCTCGTTCGGCTTCCACCACCACGACATCTGCCTGGTGAAGCATCACAAGCTGAAGCTGGACAACAATTCCATGCTGCATTTTTCGCTTGCCGTGAAGGACGCGGAGGCATTCGACGGTGTCAGACGCCGCGCGCGGGACATGGACCTATCGATCCGCGAGGGGCGCATGCTCGCCTCCGCGCGCCCTGTGTCGCGCGCTTTTTGCGTCCGGGACCCAGACAAGCACTGGATTGAGATCATTGAGGAGTCCAACAGATGA